A DNA window from Sphingomonas profundi contains the following coding sequences:
- the ftsA gene encoding cell division protein FtsA — protein MANTHNGKLITALDIGSSKVCALIALAPEEGGELQVLGTGQRESKGVRRGYIADMERTEAAIREAVEQAERIARTNIEDVWVSFSAGGLVSTLASVEVDLGGHRIEQRDIDDLLAAGRGSIDPEGRMVLHAQPTLYTLDGLKGTKTPLGLHADRLGVDIHVVAAEASPVRNVDLCVRSAHLEVKSIVASPIATGMACLSDEERELGVALVELGAGVTNVSLFAGGMLVGLHSIPMGASDITDNIASAFGMRRFDAERIKAFYGSATTSPRDNHDMIDIAPISGDADGADVGRMTRAQLIAIIRQQLEHWMNEVATTLKALGFTGPVGRQVVLTGGGAELKGMADYAQGLLGRSVRIGRPRGLSGLPEAHSGPAFATVAGLVQYAASDPVDLRQIVPSTTMVHRPTASSVVQRLIAAFRQGY, from the coding sequence ATGGCCAACACGCATAACGGCAAGCTCATCACCGCGCTGGATATCGGCTCCTCCAAGGTCTGCGCGCTCATCGCGCTGGCGCCGGAAGAGGGCGGCGAATTGCAGGTGCTGGGCACCGGCCAGCGCGAGAGCAAGGGCGTGCGGCGCGGCTACATCGCCGACATGGAGCGCACCGAGGCGGCGATCCGCGAGGCGGTGGAGCAGGCCGAGCGCATCGCCCGCACCAACATCGAGGACGTGTGGGTCAGCTTCTCGGCCGGCGGCCTCGTCTCCACCCTGGCGAGCGTGGAGGTGGATCTCGGCGGCCACCGCATCGAGCAGCGCGACATCGACGACCTGCTGGCGGCCGGCCGCGGATCGATCGACCCCGAAGGGCGGATGGTGCTGCACGCGCAGCCGACGCTCTACACGCTGGATGGCCTGAAGGGCACCAAGACGCCGCTGGGCCTGCATGCCGACCGGCTGGGCGTGGACATCCACGTCGTCGCGGCGGAGGCCTCGCCGGTGCGCAACGTCGATCTGTGCGTGCGATCGGCCCACCTGGAGGTGAAGTCGATCGTCGCCTCGCCCATCGCCACCGGCATGGCCTGCCTGTCCGACGAGGAGCGCGAGCTGGGCGTGGCGCTGGTGGAGCTGGGCGCCGGCGTGACCAACGTCTCGCTGTTCGCCGGCGGCATGCTGGTGGGGCTCCACTCGATCCCGATGGGCGCGTCCGACATCACCGACAACATCGCCTCCGCCTTCGGCATGCGGCGCTTCGATGCGGAGCGGATCAAGGCCTTCTACGGATCGGCCACCACGTCGCCACGCGACAATCACGACATGATCGACATCGCCCCGATCAGCGGCGATGCCGACGGCGCCGACGTGGGCCGGATGACGCGGGCGCAGCTGATCGCCATCATCCGCCAGCAGCTGGAACACTGGATGAACGAGGTGGCGACGACCCTGAAGGCGCTGGGCTTCACCGGGCCGGTGGGCCGGCAGGTGGTGCTGACGGGCGGCGGCGCGGAACTGAAGGGCATGGCCGATTACGCGCAGGGGCTGCTCGGCCGATCGGTGCGGATCGGCCGGCCGCGCGGCCTCTCCGGCCTGCCGGAGGCGCATTCCGGCCCGGCCTTCGCCACCGTTGCCGGGCTGGTGCAATATGCTGCGTCCGATCCGGTGGACCTGCGGCAGATCGTGCCCTCCACCACGATGGTCCACCGGCCGACGGCCTCCAGCGTGGTGCAGCGGCTGATCGCGGCCTTCCGGCAGGGCTACTAA
- the ftsZ gene encoding cell division protein FtsZ — protein sequence MTIEFMRPEVDELKPRISVIGVGGAGGNAIANMIASDVQGVDFIVANTDAQALNASSAESRIQLGLKITQGLGAGSRPEIGRAAAEETIEQIERALDGAHMCFIAAGMGGGTGTGAAPVIAKAARDRGILTVGVVTKPFSFEGNRRAKSADAGIEELQKHVDTLIVIPNQNLFLVANPNTTFKDAFKMADEVLQQGVRGITDLMVMPGLINLDFADVRSVMGEMGKAMMGTGEASGDNRAIEAAEKAIANPLLDGVSMKGAKGVIISITGGEDMRLMEVDEAANHIKELVDPDANIIWGSAFNNDLEGKIRVSVVATGIEADTSAAAEPAKLFAFPQSRKAEPAATPAAAPAAAAPVAEQAPAPVAEQPAPPPAAAPVAAAPAPTPAAEEELLLDTGTMLTPEPEPAPATVRPEQARPAWLTPPAEAPAPAPRIAREGGTLFERMSNIARGAAKAQIEPEAEQKRGVEPLDIPRFLNRQNNQ from the coding sequence ATGACGATCGAGTTCATGCGCCCCGAGGTCGACGAGTTGAAGCCGCGCATCAGCGTGATCGGCGTCGGCGGCGCGGGCGGCAACGCGATCGCGAACATGATCGCGTCCGACGTGCAGGGCGTCGACTTCATCGTCGCCAACACCGATGCGCAGGCCCTCAACGCCTCCTCGGCGGAGAGCCGGATCCAGCTGGGGCTGAAGATCACGCAGGGGCTGGGCGCCGGATCGCGGCCGGAGATCGGCCGGGCGGCGGCCGAGGAGACGATCGAGCAGATCGAGCGCGCGCTGGACGGCGCCCACATGTGCTTCATCGCCGCCGGCATGGGCGGCGGCACCGGCACCGGGGCCGCGCCGGTGATCGCCAAGGCCGCGCGCGATCGCGGCATACTGACGGTGGGCGTCGTCACCAAGCCGTTCAGCTTCGAGGGCAATCGTCGCGCCAAATCGGCCGACGCCGGCATCGAGGAGCTGCAGAAGCATGTCGACACGCTGATCGTGATCCCCAACCAGAATCTGTTCCTGGTCGCCAACCCGAACACGACCTTCAAGGACGCCTTCAAGATGGCGGACGAGGTGCTGCAGCAGGGCGTGCGCGGCATCACCGACCTGATGGTGATGCCGGGCCTCATCAACCTCGACTTCGCCGACGTGCGTTCGGTGATGGGCGAGATGGGCAAGGCGATGATGGGCACGGGCGAGGCATCGGGCGACAATCGCGCGATCGAGGCGGCCGAGAAGGCGATCGCCAACCCGCTGCTGGACGGCGTTTCGATGAAGGGCGCCAAGGGCGTCATCATCTCCATCACCGGCGGCGAGGACATGCGCCTGATGGAGGTGGACGAGGCCGCCAACCACATCAAGGAACTCGTCGATCCGGACGCCAACATCATCTGGGGTTCGGCGTTCAACAACGATCTGGAAGGCAAGATCCGCGTCTCGGTGGTGGCCACCGGGATCGAGGCGGACACCTCCGCCGCCGCCGAGCCGGCCAAGCTGTTCGCCTTCCCCCAGTCCCGCAAGGCCGAGCCGGCGGCGACGCCTGCCGCGGCCCCGGCGGCTGCGGCACCCGTGGCCGAGCAGGCGCCCGCGCCCGTCGCCGAGCAGCCGGCGCCTCCGCCGGCCGCAGCGCCCGTGGCGGCAGCCCCGGCACCGACACCGGCGGCCGAGGAGGAACTGCTGCTCGACACCGGCACGATGCTGACGCCGGAGCCGGAGCCGGCGCCCGCCACCGTGCGGCCCGAGCAGGCCCGCCCGGCCTGGCTGACCCCGCCGGCCGAGGCGCCCGCCCCGGCCCCGCGCATCGCCCGCGAGGGCGGCACCCTGTTCGAGCGCATGTCGAACATCGCGCGCGGCGCGGCCAAGGCGCAGATCGAGCCGGAGGCCGAGCAGAAGCGCGGCGTAGAGCCGCTCGACATCCCGCGCTTCCTGAACCGCCAGAACAATCAGTAG